From a region of the Oncorhynchus keta strain PuntledgeMale-10-30-2019 chromosome 13, Oket_V2, whole genome shotgun sequence genome:
- the ajuba gene encoding LIM domain-containing protein ajuba isoform X1, whose protein sequence is MDRLGSKLLEKLKLTDSGSVKFASSKKKNELVNNTNNNSNGNTSSGLPPTLSTATSSPSTPGQFSLTSTEACRPASGRGGNGLGERVSATQHLSPSTSSIAPQTADCEHQPYCLSTLAPLRRRSPQQRASCYLGEGVDIQMRRESGLGDCDPAGSKASLNQRRYSLELQQLVRRQQLLSHPPLPPSSGPPPAYPTSSTSSGYGSAPRGGAMAELHYLPEPERHKRLSLQEALFYKRLSAGGELWESTRPASLSHPPHRPSEMGGGGGVGGGFFFPPGPTLSPCSSFSLQESVLVSPRSSFASSTASGGSPMGSRCSSNRTSGISLGYDTRYSAAPQLQFSSLHAGGSTSGQGYTVSGRAGAHSGSGGWQDYLDGVSSPGGTGVQDSRHSYPPAVGSPAAACYRAGPEWWDERGAGTARGEETGVGAGRERARYSDLPGTRYQEELTRLLLRDAALEGEGLHLGGLMLKEHAKALSKPVTLVNTATAAGPIKAQEEPGTGRETLSENRQEFFGTCVKCGKGVYGADNACQALDSLYHTRCFTCVSCGRTLRNKDFYNVNGSVYCKEDYMFSGFQAAAEKCSVCGHLILEQILQAMGNSYHPGCFRCVVCSKALDGVPFTVDHLSNIYCVSDYNRSTCRSILPLELLLPRRTFAPKCAACLQPILPAEGSEEILRVMSMNNDYHFECYHCEECGKQLSDQQGSQCFPLDSHLLCHSCHMTRVCAS, encoded by the exons ATGGACCGACTTGGAAGTAAGTTATTGGAGAAGTTGAAACTGACTGACTCAGGGAGTGTGAAATTCGCCAGTTCTAAAAAGAAAAACGAGTTGGTCAACAACACCAACAATAACAGCAATGGGAACACCAGTAGTGGACTACCACCAACCCTGAGCACTGCAACCTCCTCACCATCAACACCCGGCCAGTTCTCTCTCACCTCAACGGAGGCATGCAGACCGGCCAGTGGCAGAGGTGGGAatggactgggagagagagtctccgctacccagcacctctcccccTCTACAAGCTCCATCGCCCCCCAAACTGCTGACTGCGAACATCAACCCTACTGCCTCTCGACTCTCGCCCCCCTTCGGCGGCGGTCGCCCCAGCAGCGTGCCTCCTGCTACCTGGGGGAGGGCGTTGACATCCAGATGAGGCGTGAGTCAGGCCTGGGGGACTGTGACCCGGCTGGGTCCAAGGCCTCTCTGAACCAGCGCCGCTACTCTCTGGAGCTCCAGCAGCTGGTCCGACGCCAGCagctcctctcccaccctcctctcccaccctcctctggCCCCCCTCCGGCATaccccacctcctccacctcctcggGTTACGGTTCCGCTCCCCGTGGTGGCGCAATGGCCGAGCTGCACTACCTCCCCGAGCCGGAACGCCACAAACGCCTCTCCCTCCAGGAGGCGCTGTTCTACAAGCGGCTGAGCGCCGGAGGGGAACTCTGGGAGAGCACCAGGCCGGCCTCGCTCTCTCACCCCCCACACCGGCCCTCTGagatgggtggaggaggaggggtgggtggAGGTTTCTTCTTCCCCCCAGGCCCGACACTGAGCCCCTGCTCGTCCTTCAGTCTCCAAGAGTCGGTGCTGGTCAGTCCCAGGTCCAGCTTTGCCTCCAGTACTGCCAGCGGTGGAAGCCCCATGGGCAGCCGCTGTAGCAGCAACCGCACCAGCGGAATCAGCCTGGGCTATGACACCCGCTACTCCGCGGCACCGCAGCTGCAGTTCTCCTCTCTGCACGCAGGGGGCTCCACCAGTGGACAGGGATACACAGTCTCTGGCAGGGCCGGGGCACACTCTGGGTCAGGAGGCTGGCAGGACTACCTGGACGGGGTCTCTTCACCTGGAGGAACAGGGGTTCAGGACAGCCGGCATTCATACCCGCCTGCGGTGGGTAGCCCGGCAGCGGCCTGTTACCGGGCTGGGCCCGAGTGGTGGGATGAGAGGGGAGCAGGAACAGCACGAGGGGAGGAGACTGGCGTGGGCGCTGGCAGGGAACGGGCGCGCTACTCGGACCTCCCGGGGACCCGCTACCAAGAGGAACTGACGCGCCTGTTGCTAAGAGATGCAGcactggagggggaggggctacacCTGGGTGGTCTGATGCTCAAAGAACATGCCAAGGCCCTCAGCAAGCCGGTGACGCTCGTCAACACAGCTACGGCTGCCGGACCAATCAAAGCCCAGGAGGAGCCAGGAACGGGGAGGGAGACGTTGTCTGAGAATCGCCAGGAGTTCTTTG gtACATGTGTGAAGTGTGGGAAAGGTGTGTATGGAGCGGATAATGCTTGCCAGGCTCTGGACAGCCTCTATCACACACGCTGCTTCACCTGTGTGTCCTGTG GACGCACCCTGAGAAACAAGGACTTTTACAACGTCAATGGCTCTGTGTACTGTAAAGAGGATTACATG TTCTCAGGGTTCCAGGCTGCAGCAGAGAAATGCAGTGTGTGTGGCCACCTTATCctggaacag ATCCTCCAGGCAATGGGGAACTCTTACCACCCCGGTTGTTTCCGCTGTGTGGTGTGTTCCAAAGCCCTGGACGGAGTTCCCTTCACCGTCGACCACCTCAGCAACATCTACTGTGTCTCGGACTACAACAG GTCTACATGTCGTTCTATTCTGCCATTGGAACTCTTGTTGCCCCGCAGAACGTTTGCTCCTAAATGTGCTGCCTGCTTACAACCCATCTTACCTGCTGAG GGCAGCGAGGAGATACTCCGGGTGATGTCTATGAACAACGATTATCACTTTGAGTGCTACCACTGTGAG GAATGTGGGAAGCAGCTCTCGGATCAGCAGGGCTCCCAGTGCTTCCCTCTGgactctcatctcctctgccaTTCATGTCACATGACCCGGGTGTGCGCCTCATAA
- the ajuba gene encoding LIM domain-containing protein ajuba isoform X2: MDRLGSKLLEKLKLTDSGSVKFASSKKKNELVNNTNNNSNGNTSSGLPPTLSTATSSPSTPGQFSLTSTEACRPASGRGGNGLGERVSATQHLSPSTSSIAPQTADCEHQPYCLSTLAPLRRRSPQQRASCYLGEGVDIQMRRESGLGDCDPAGSKASLNQRRYSLELQQLVRRQQLLSHPPLPPSSGPPPAYPTSSTSSGYGSAPRGGAMAELHYLPEPERHKRLSLQEALFYKRLSAGGELWESTRPASLSHPPHRPSEMGGGGGVGGGFFFPPGPTLSPCSSFSLQESVLVSPRSSFASSTASGGSPMGSRCSSNRTSGISLGYDTRYSAAPQLQFSSLHAGGSTSGQGYTVSGRAGAHSGSGGWQDYLDGVSSPGGTGVQDSRHSYPPAVGSPAAACYRAGPEWWDERGAGTARGEETGVGAGRERARYSDLPGTRYQEELTRLLLRDAALEGEGLHLGGLMLKEHAKALSKPVTLVNTATAAGPIKAQEEPGTGRETLSENRQEFFGTCVKCGKGVYGADNACQALDSLYHTRCFTCVSCGRTLRNKDFYNVNGSVYCKEDYMFSGFQAAAEKCSVCGHLILEQILQAMGNSYHPGCFRCVVCSKALDGVPFTVDHLSNIYCVSDYNRTFAPKCAACLQPILPAEGSEEILRVMSMNNDYHFECYHCEECGKQLSDQQGSQCFPLDSHLLCHSCHMTRVCAS, encoded by the exons ATGGACCGACTTGGAAGTAAGTTATTGGAGAAGTTGAAACTGACTGACTCAGGGAGTGTGAAATTCGCCAGTTCTAAAAAGAAAAACGAGTTGGTCAACAACACCAACAATAACAGCAATGGGAACACCAGTAGTGGACTACCACCAACCCTGAGCACTGCAACCTCCTCACCATCAACACCCGGCCAGTTCTCTCTCACCTCAACGGAGGCATGCAGACCGGCCAGTGGCAGAGGTGGGAatggactgggagagagagtctccgctacccagcacctctcccccTCTACAAGCTCCATCGCCCCCCAAACTGCTGACTGCGAACATCAACCCTACTGCCTCTCGACTCTCGCCCCCCTTCGGCGGCGGTCGCCCCAGCAGCGTGCCTCCTGCTACCTGGGGGAGGGCGTTGACATCCAGATGAGGCGTGAGTCAGGCCTGGGGGACTGTGACCCGGCTGGGTCCAAGGCCTCTCTGAACCAGCGCCGCTACTCTCTGGAGCTCCAGCAGCTGGTCCGACGCCAGCagctcctctcccaccctcctctcccaccctcctctggCCCCCCTCCGGCATaccccacctcctccacctcctcggGTTACGGTTCCGCTCCCCGTGGTGGCGCAATGGCCGAGCTGCACTACCTCCCCGAGCCGGAACGCCACAAACGCCTCTCCCTCCAGGAGGCGCTGTTCTACAAGCGGCTGAGCGCCGGAGGGGAACTCTGGGAGAGCACCAGGCCGGCCTCGCTCTCTCACCCCCCACACCGGCCCTCTGagatgggtggaggaggaggggtgggtggAGGTTTCTTCTTCCCCCCAGGCCCGACACTGAGCCCCTGCTCGTCCTTCAGTCTCCAAGAGTCGGTGCTGGTCAGTCCCAGGTCCAGCTTTGCCTCCAGTACTGCCAGCGGTGGAAGCCCCATGGGCAGCCGCTGTAGCAGCAACCGCACCAGCGGAATCAGCCTGGGCTATGACACCCGCTACTCCGCGGCACCGCAGCTGCAGTTCTCCTCTCTGCACGCAGGGGGCTCCACCAGTGGACAGGGATACACAGTCTCTGGCAGGGCCGGGGCACACTCTGGGTCAGGAGGCTGGCAGGACTACCTGGACGGGGTCTCTTCACCTGGAGGAACAGGGGTTCAGGACAGCCGGCATTCATACCCGCCTGCGGTGGGTAGCCCGGCAGCGGCCTGTTACCGGGCTGGGCCCGAGTGGTGGGATGAGAGGGGAGCAGGAACAGCACGAGGGGAGGAGACTGGCGTGGGCGCTGGCAGGGAACGGGCGCGCTACTCGGACCTCCCGGGGACCCGCTACCAAGAGGAACTGACGCGCCTGTTGCTAAGAGATGCAGcactggagggggaggggctacacCTGGGTGGTCTGATGCTCAAAGAACATGCCAAGGCCCTCAGCAAGCCGGTGACGCTCGTCAACACAGCTACGGCTGCCGGACCAATCAAAGCCCAGGAGGAGCCAGGAACGGGGAGGGAGACGTTGTCTGAGAATCGCCAGGAGTTCTTTG gtACATGTGTGAAGTGTGGGAAAGGTGTGTATGGAGCGGATAATGCTTGCCAGGCTCTGGACAGCCTCTATCACACACGCTGCTTCACCTGTGTGTCCTGTG GACGCACCCTGAGAAACAAGGACTTTTACAACGTCAATGGCTCTGTGTACTGTAAAGAGGATTACATG TTCTCAGGGTTCCAGGCTGCAGCAGAGAAATGCAGTGTGTGTGGCCACCTTATCctggaacag ATCCTCCAGGCAATGGGGAACTCTTACCACCCCGGTTGTTTCCGCTGTGTGGTGTGTTCCAAAGCCCTGGACGGAGTTCCCTTCACCGTCGACCACCTCAGCAACATCTACTGTGTCTCGGACTACAACAG AACGTTTGCTCCTAAATGTGCTGCCTGCTTACAACCCATCTTACCTGCTGAG GGCAGCGAGGAGATACTCCGGGTGATGTCTATGAACAACGATTATCACTTTGAGTGCTACCACTGTGAG GAATGTGGGAAGCAGCTCTCGGATCAGCAGGGCTCCCAGTGCTTCCCTCTGgactctcatctcctctgccaTTCATGTCACATGACCCGGGTGTGCGCCTCATAA